DNA from Debaryomyces hansenii CBS767 chromosome A complete sequence:
ACATGCTTAGACAAAAAATCTTAAGAAGACCAAGATTTACTTCAGCCAAGTGTTGGTACTCGACTGGAAGTAATAACTACGATTTGCAATTACATAGTGCAAGAGAAGATATCAATTCGCTCTTAGAAGTTCACGATAGGTCATCCTATATATTAGCACAATACATACCAGAGCCCGCTAGAGATGCTTTCCTAGCTATACGTGCGTTCAACCTTGAgatcaataaaatcaatgatgGTGGCAATAATACGAATTCGGTTTCTTCTAAAGCATCGAATCAACTCTCAGGTTCCATGGGTATATCAACTACAGatataaaatttaaattctgGAGCGATTTATTGTCAAGAGTTTTCACTGATCCTAGTTCAGAAAAGAACCTTGGTGAACCGATCGCCATATTGGTTAGAGATGCATTAAGAAATGATCTCAATTTGGACTTATCTTACTTCCACCAATTTTTGCAAACGAGAAAGCATTTCCTACAAACTAAGAGTTTCCAGACGGTGAATGACATTTGCTCTTATGGTGAGGGAACATATTcccaattgaattatttaactCAGGGGTTGCTCTTATCCCCCTCTATTTCACCCTCTGCAATCAGTTTGTTGGAACACTCCACTTCGTTGCAATCAAAGGTTAGCGACATAGCTGCGCATATTGGACAAGCTACTGCTATAGGCTCTATGATATTGGGTTTAAAGTATTATTCTTCAACCAGAAACCAAGTAACGTTACCCATAGATCTTATGacaaaatttgatttatcgCAAGAATCTGTTCTTAGACTCACTCAGGGACACCTCAAGGACGAAAAGGATATATCAGATGTACGTGAGAAGCTAAAGAATATTACCTATGAAACTGCTGTTATCGCAAATGATCATATTTTATCGGCAAGAGACAAATTAGACAAGTCAAGAGAAGAGATCTTGTCAATTGTCAAATCTCATCCAAATGACCAAGTTTTACAAAAACATCAAAAACGTTGGAGAAAAAATATACCTGACGTTGTGTTTACCCCTTTCATGGTAGCTATTCCAACAACTTTGTACTTGCA
Protein-coding regions in this window:
- a CDS encoding DEHA2A11924p (similar to CA3816|IPF4017 Candida albicans IPF4017) is translated as MLRQKILRRPRFTSAKCWYSTGSNNYDLQLHSAREDINSLLEVHDRSSYILAQYIPEPARDAFLAIRAFNLEINKINDGGNNTNSVSSKASNQLSGSMGISTTDIKFKFWSDLLSRVFTDPSSEKNLGEPIAILVRDALRNDLNLDLSYFHQFLQTRKHFLQTKSFQTVNDICSYGEGTYSQLNYLTQGLLLSPSISPSAISLLEHSTSLQSKVSDIAAHIGQATAIGSMILGLKYYSSTRNQVTLPIDLMTKFDLSQESVLRLTQGHLKDEKDISDVREKLKNITYETAVIANDHILSARDKLDKSREEILSIVKSHPNDQVLQKHQKRWRKNIPDVVFTPFMVAIPTTLYLQKLEKYDFDIFHPKLQQQEWRLAWTSFRNYYQRRI